Proteins from one Juglans microcarpa x Juglans regia isolate MS1-56 chromosome 1S, Jm3101_v1.0, whole genome shotgun sequence genomic window:
- the LOC121246430 gene encoding AT-hook motif nuclear-localized protein 15-like: MANRWWAGNVAMRGVDPMSSALSLDLRNPEDDNGGLNRLGPRREQEFMDGNITNNNNNSNANTTPTKSSTSNTAPQKQNIEEEDIRDNEREAEDPNTGAQESVEPGSSGRRPRGRPLGSKNKPKPPIVIAKESPNALRSHVLEISSGSDISECIASFANRRHRGVSVLSGSGIVTNVTLRQPAAPGGVISLHGRFEILSLSGAFLPAPSPPGASGLTLYLAGGQGQIVGGTVVAALAASGPVMVIAATFTNATFERLPLEDELAAGDQAMQVQQQSGVNSGTSGNSACQGLSEPAAASMPMYNLPPNPLPNGQIPQDVFWGHPPTAF; this comes from the coding sequence ATGGCGAATCGCTGGTGGGCTGGAAATGTTGCGATGAGAGGGGTGGACCCCATGTCCTCGGCCTTGTCGCTTGACCTGAGAAACCCAGAAGATGACAATGGTGGATTAAACCGGCTCGGACCCAGAAGAGAGCAAGAATTCATGGACGGCAACAtcaccaacaacaacaacaacagcaatGCAAACACTACTCCAACCAAGAGCAGCACCAGCAACACTGCCCCACAGAAGCAAAATATCGAAGAGGAAGATATCCGAGACAATGAGCGCGAGGCCGAGGACCCCAACACGGGAGCTCAAGAAAGCGTTGAGCCAGGTAGTAGTGGCCGCCGTCCCCGAGGTCGACCGCTGGGGTCGAAGAACAAGCCGAAGCCTCCAATAGTCATTGCCAAAGAAAGTCCCAATGCCCTCAGAAGTCATGTGTTGGAAATCAGTAGCGGCAGCGATATTTCCGAGTGCATTGCGTCGTTCGCGAATAGACGGCATCGAGGGGTCTCGGTTCTCAGTGGTAGTGGCATTGTTACCAACGTTACTCTCAGGCAACCTGCTGCACCGGGCGGGGTGATCTCGCTGCATGGAAGATTTGAGATATTGTCCCTATCGGGTGCCTTCTTGCCAGCCCCATCGCCACCTGGGGCTTCTGGGCTAACGTTGTATCTAGCTGGTGGGCAGGGGCAGATTGTTGGTGGGACTGTGGTGGCCGCGCTGGCGGCATCGGGCCCGGTTATGGTTATTGCTGCGACGTTTACGAATGCAACGTTTGAGAGATTGCCACTAGAGGATGAGCTGGCTGCTGGGGATCAGGCAATGCAAGTGCAACAACAATCAGGGGTCAATTCGGGTACTTCCGGAAATTCAGCATGTCAAGGTTTGAGTGAACCGGCAGCAGCTTCAATGCCTATGTACAATCTACCTCCGAATCCACTACCGAATGGTCAGATACCCCAGGATGTTTTTTGGGGTCATCCTCCTACTGCTTTctga
- the LOC121246455 gene encoding thylakoid lumenal 15 kDa protein 1, chloroplastic isoform X2 translates to MALLNVSFACSPRVSNPHPRYSCSLSLCPTLQAPKKPRTVPRNLILLSLGESASKAGLLALLSASLFFADPALAFKGGGPYGQEVTRGQDLTGKDFSGKTLISQDFKTSILRQANFRGSKLLGASFFDADLTGADLSDADLRGVDFSLANVTKANLSNANLEGALATGNTSFKGSKITGADFTDVPLREDQREYLCKVADGVNPTTGNATRDTLLCN, encoded by the exons ATGGCGCTTCTCAACGTCTCCTTCGCCTGTAGCCCTCGCGTCTCAAATCCACACCCCCGTTATTCttgctctctctccctctgtccTACGCTCCAG GCGCCGAAGAAGCCACGGACAGTTCCTCGGAATCTGATTCTGTTGTCGTTGGGCGAATCGGCGTCCAAGGCAGGCTTGCTGGCTCTCCTCTCTGCTTCTCTCTTCTTTGCCGATCCCGCACTCGCATTCAAGGGAGGAGGTCCATACGGTCAAGAGGTGACGAGGGGACAAGATCTGACTGGCAAGGACTTCAGCGGCAAGACTTTGATCAGCCAGGACTTCAAGACg tctataCTGAGGCAAGCAAATTTTAGAGGATCAAAGTTACTTGGTGCGAGCTTCTTCGATGCCGATTTAACAG GGGCTGATCTTTCGGACGCTGATCTCAGAGGTGTAGATTTTTCCTTGGCAAATGTGACTAAG GCCAACCTGAGCAATGCTAACTTGGAAGGTGCTCTGGCTACGGGAAATACATCTTTCAAGGGATCAAAAATAACAGGGGCTG ATTTCACGGATGTTCCATTGAGAGAAGATCAACGAGAATACCTATGCAAAGTTGCAGACGG GGTGAATCCAACAACCGGAAACGCAACGCGTGATACACTGCtatgcaattaa
- the LOC121246455 gene encoding thylakoid lumenal 15 kDa protein 1, chloroplastic isoform X1, producing MALLNVSFACSPRVSNPHPRYSCSLSLCPTLQKQAPKKPRTVPRNLILLSLGESASKAGLLALLSASLFFADPALAFKGGGPYGQEVTRGQDLTGKDFSGKTLISQDFKTSILRQANFRGSKLLGASFFDADLTGADLSDADLRGVDFSLANVTKANLSNANLEGALATGNTSFKGSKITGADFTDVPLREDQREYLCKVADGVNPTTGNATRDTLLCN from the exons ATGGCGCTTCTCAACGTCTCCTTCGCCTGTAGCCCTCGCGTCTCAAATCCACACCCCCGTTATTCttgctctctctccctctgtccTACGCTCCAG aaacagGCGCCGAAGAAGCCACGGACAGTTCCTCGGAATCTGATTCTGTTGTCGTTGGGCGAATCGGCGTCCAAGGCAGGCTTGCTGGCTCTCCTCTCTGCTTCTCTCTTCTTTGCCGATCCCGCACTCGCATTCAAGGGAGGAGGTCCATACGGTCAAGAGGTGACGAGGGGACAAGATCTGACTGGCAAGGACTTCAGCGGCAAGACTTTGATCAGCCAGGACTTCAAGACg tctataCTGAGGCAAGCAAATTTTAGAGGATCAAAGTTACTTGGTGCGAGCTTCTTCGATGCCGATTTAACAG GGGCTGATCTTTCGGACGCTGATCTCAGAGGTGTAGATTTTTCCTTGGCAAATGTGACTAAG GCCAACCTGAGCAATGCTAACTTGGAAGGTGCTCTGGCTACGGGAAATACATCTTTCAAGGGATCAAAAATAACAGGGGCTG ATTTCACGGATGTTCCATTGAGAGAAGATCAACGAGAATACCTATGCAAAGTTGCAGACGG GGTGAATCCAACAACCGGAAACGCAACGCGTGATACACTGCtatgcaattaa
- the LOC121246446 gene encoding zinc finger protein 10-like, which yields MQEAPYWMWMKRKQILESDSQRSMICLNNRTWEEKAFAEDAAGPLGGCIWPPRSYSCSFCNREFRSAQALGGHMNVHRRDRARMKESLSSSNDVAPHHQNHHDQNRSKSLGAQFPTDGCKLFHNRDPKPSPNIVASSALSPSWVSTFYTPENFSEQRTSAPAHSSSIAQSLSDPVGVRLLMSISEPKHGLANNPREEDSTCLRNDDHVETEFSVGMNSFVYQNPPTGSPGDEAISCKRPKTAVSSLSLFLKACSDARYHLQSEVTEVVKPISMEDLDLELRLGDPGSPKVKQ from the coding sequence ATGCAGGAAGCTCCGTATTGGATGTGGATGAAGAGGAAACAAATCTTAGAGTCGGATTCTCAACGATCAATGATTTGTCTGAACAACAGGACATGGGAAGAAAAGGCTTTTGCAGAAGATGCAGCTGGGCCTCTTGGGGGATGCATATGGCCTCCAAGATCTTATTCTTGTAGTTTTTGCAACAGAGAGTTCAGGTCTGCCCAAGCCCTAGGTGGTCATATGAATGTTCATAGAAGGGATAGAGCAAGGATGAAAGAATCTCTTAGCTCCTCCAATGATGTAGCCCCCcatcatcaaaatcatcatGACCAGAATCGTTCCAAGTCTCTGGGTGCTCAGTTTCCAACTGATGGTTGTAAGTTGTTTCACAATCGAGACCCTAAACCTAGTCCTAATATTGTTGCATCAAGTGCTCTATCACCTTCGTGGGTTTCAACCTTTTACACTCCAGAAAATTTTAGTGAACAACGTACTTCTGCGCCTGCTCATTCTTCTTCTATTGCTCAATCTTTGTCCGATCCTGTGGGCGTTAGACTTCTCATGAGTATCTCTGAACCAAAACATGGATTGGCAAATAATCCGAGGGAAGAAGATTCTACATGTTTGCGTAATGATGATCATGTTGAAACTGAATTTTCTGTCGGTATGAATTCTTTTGTTTACCAAAATCCACCAACTGGGTCCCCTGGGGATGAGGCGATCAGTTGCAAAAGACCCAAGACTGCTGTTTCTTCACTGTCGCTCTTTCTTAAGGCATGTTCGGATGCTAGATACCACCTTCAGTCAGAGGTAACCGAAGTAGTTAAGCCAATCAGCATGGAGGACTTGGATCTTGAGCTCAGGTTGGGTGATCCAGGATCACCTAAAGTGAAGCAGTAG